Below is a window of Pseudodesulfovibrio sp. 5S69 DNA.
TCCTCCAGTTCGGGAAGCTGCTCCTCGATCTCGTCGATCTCGGCCTTGGCCATTTCGCGGATGTCCGGGTCGGAGTCGTTCATCATCTCGCGGTTGTCGTCGAGCTCCTGCGAGAGGACCTTGTACTTGCGGAAAACCTCGACCACCTCGCCCAGATCGGAGTGGGCCTTGGAGACCTTCTTATACCGTTCCTGGTCATTGAAAATATCGGGCTGGGCAAGCTCCTGCTCCAACTCAACGTATTTTTCCTCAATCTCTTCAAGCTTGCCAAACATGATCAGCACTCCTCGGCGTTGACAGCGCACCGCAGGGCGGCGATGGCCACCTCAAGTTGGCTGTCGTCTGGTTCCTTGGTGGTCAGCATCTGCATCATCAGCCCCGGCCAGCACATCAGCTTGCACAGGCCGTTCTTGCTGTATTTACCGGCGAACTTGATCATCTCGTAAGCAATGCAACTAACCGGGATCATGAGAAAAAGTTTCATACCGACGATGTACAGATGTTTGACCATGAAATGTTCCGGCGAATAGAACGTCAGCAGCCAGGGCACCAGCACGGCGTAAAGCATAATGGACACCGCCAGGACGAACAGCAGAAAGGCGGTGCCGCAACGCGGGTGCAGGCGGCTGTAGAAACGGCTTGAAGCGGGAGAGAGCTCCTTGCCCTCCTCCCAGGTCCAGATGACCTTGTGTTCGGCCCCGTGGTACTGGAAGACCCGGCGAATATCCGGAATGTAGGAGATGGCCAGGATATAGCCCACAAAGACGACCATCTTGATCAGGCCGTCCCAGGCGTGGAAGCTCAGTGAATCCACGTCGCCGCCCAGACCGAGCAGCTCC
It encodes the following:
- a CDS encoding DUF1385 domain-containing protein, which encodes MAAPQAVGGQAVIEGVMMRAKDKLAIAIRKADGEIVTDVRPWFTLVKHPLLKKPFLRGFPVLMETMVNGIKALNYSAMQAAEDGEDDGGELTTWHLILTMVLALGAALGLFVVLPHFLSVGMELLGLGGDVDSLSFHAWDGLIKMVVFVGYILAISYIPDIRRVFQYHGAEHKVIWTWEEGKELSPASSRFYSRLHPRCGTAFLLFVLAVSIMLYAVLVPWLLTFYSPEHFMVKHLYIVGMKLFLMIPVSCIAYEMIKFAGKYSKNGLCKLMCWPGLMMQMLTTKEPDDSQLEVAIAALRCAVNAEEC